In the Pseudonocardia sediminis genome, TCCAGCGCAGTACCGACCAAGGAGGACCGACAGGTGCTAGTGCGATCAGCTCCGTGCGAGAGCGGAGTGATGGCGTCGGCCGAGTGCGGGGGCGGCAACACCGCCGACGTGCTGTCCGGCCTGCTCAGCGCGGCCCCGGAGACCGGGCAGGACCTGCCCTGTCGTCGCGAGGACGCCGACATGTGGTTCGCCGAGGCCCCGAACGAGCTGGAGCGGGCGAAGTCGCTCTGCGCCGGCTGTCCGGTCCGGGCCGAGTGCCTCGACGGAGCGCTGTCCCGGGCCGAGCCCTGGGGCGTCTGGGGCGGCGAGATCTTCGAGCGTGGACGGGTGATCCCCCGCAAGCGCCCGCGGGGTCGTCCGCGCAAGGCCGACCTGGAGCGCGACCGGGCCTACGCCCTGGCCGCCGGAAGCTGAACCCGGCCCGTCCGAACCACCCGCCACCGACATCACCGACACCCGCAGGAGACCTCCGATGAACCAGCTCATGACGGCACCGCGCCCGGCCACCGCCTCCCGCAAGCCGACCGACCACCGCTCCGAGGGAGCCCCCATGTTGATCCATGAAGCCCTGGCGAGATCCCGACAGCACGAGGCCGAACGCGAGGCCCGGCAGTACCGCCGGGCCCGCAGTCTGACCGCGGGCCGGCGATGGGCCCGTCTCGCCGCGTGGGCACAGCGCCGGGCACAGGCCGAGCGCGAGCGCGCCGCCGCCGGCTGATCCACCCGGCCGACGCCGTAGGGACACGACGACGCCCCCGACCCGGAGATCCCGGATCGGGGGCGTCGTCGTGTCAGCGCCGGCGGGACTACTCGCCCGCGGCGGGAAGCCCGTCGTCGAACAGCTCCGGCTGCCAGGACCCGACGATGTCGCGCAGCCGAACGCGCGCGTCGAGCTGGCAGAGGATGCCCAGCGTCCCCATCGTCACCCGGTGCACGAGCAGGAACTGCGGCGGCAGGTTCAGCTGCCGTGCCGTCGCGGCCTCCGGGTTGCGCAGGTCGCCGACCCGCTCGGCCTGGCTCTGGATCCAGCGCCGGCTGAAGTGGAACTCCTCGGTGCGCAACGGCTCGGTGAACGGGGCCAGGTAGCCCATCGCCTCGTCCGCGTCGAGGTGGCTGCCCGGGAGCACGAACCCGGCGTCGCGCATCAGCGTCATCAGCTCGGCCGAGCGGTACTCCAGCGCGTACTTCGTCATCGCCACGAGCTCGTGCGGCATGCCCTCGGGCAGCCGCGCGACCGCGCCGAAGTCCAGGACCAGCAGGCGGCCGTCGTCGAGGATCTGGAAGTTGCCCGGGTGCGGGTCGGAGTGCAGCAGGTGTGCCCGCGTGGGCGAGGAGTAGTGGAACTCCGAGAGCAGCGTGCCCGCGGCGTCGCGCTCGGTGCGGGTGCCGTCACGGATCACCTCGGACAGCGGACGCCCGGTGACCCACTCGCTGACCATGGCCTTCGGCGCGGAGGCGACGACCCGCGGGACGACGACGTTCTCGTCGTCCTCGAAGATCGCGCCGAACTCGCGCTGGTAGGTGGCCTCGTCGCGGTAGTCGAGCTCCTCCTCCATCCGGTCCTTGAGCTCGGTGATCAGCGGCTTGAGCTCCAGTCCGGGCGCGAGCGGCTGCAGCAGCCTGCTCATCCGGCCGAGCTGGCGCAGGTCCGAACGCAGCGCCTCCTCCGCTCCCGGGTACTGCACCTTCACCGCGACGTCGCGACCGTCCCGCCACACCGCGCGGTGCACCTGCCCGATGCTGGCCGACGCGGCCGGGGTGTCGTCGAACTCCTGGAAGCGGGTCCGCCAGGTGCTGCCGAACTGCTCGGTGAGCATCCGGTGCACGTCGGCCTTCGGCATCGGCGGCGCCGCGGCCTGCAGCTTGACCAGGGCCTCCCGGTACGGCTCGGCGAACTCGTCCGGGATCGCCGCCTCGAACACGCTCAGGGCCTGCCCGAACTTCATGGCTCCGCCCTTGAGCTCGCCCAGCACGGCGAACAGCTGCTCGGCGCTCTTCGCGGCGAGCTGGGCCGAGATCTCGTCCCGATCACCGCCGGCCAGGCGTCGGCCCCACCCCGCGGCCGCCCGTCCGGCCACGCCCAGGGGCAGGCCGGCGAGCTTGGCGGTGCGCGAAGCGGTTCGTCGGGGTATGTCGCTCACCCCCCGATTGTCTCCCGCCACGGGGCATGTCCGCACGCCGCACCCGCCGTCGCGGCCCGATCGGCGTGTCCCGCAGCGGTGTCCGGCACGGCCGCGCCGCACGGGCAGCCGGGGTGCGCAGGCCACACGCGGGTGACGACGGCGGCGGAGTCCAGATCCAGCTCGAGCGTGGCGTCCAGGGTCGGCGGGGGAGGCCCGCCGGTCGACGGGCCGTCCAGGGCCAGCAGCGCCTGCACCGACCCCAGCGCGGCGGTCGCGGCGAGCACGCCGGGCTCCGCGGACCCGGTCCGGCCGGCCAGCGCGGCGGTCAGGGCGGGCCACCCGGGGTCGAGCGCCGTCCGGTGCAGATCGAGGCAGCGCAGGCAGGCCGTGCGCCCGGGCAGCACGAGCGGCCCGACGACGCCGCGCCCGTCGCGTACCCGCACCACCAGGTGCTCGACGGCGCGCGAGGTCAGGGCGTCGGCCTCGTCGAGCCCGCGGGCCAGGGCGTCGGTGAGCACCACGAGGTCCGGCGGGGTGCGGCCCTGTGAACCCGTCCTGACCTGGGGTGCGACCCCCGTAAGCAGCTCCGCCGCGACGAGCGACCGGTCGAGGCCCAGCGTCCGCGCGGGCAGCCCGGCCACGAGCAGGTCGGACGGCTCGACCGGTCCGGACGTCCGCAGGTGCACGGCCCCGACGCCCGCCCGGGCCACCGCCGCGGCCACGGCGAGCGCCAGCGGGCCGTCCCCGCGCACCTCGACGACGGAGTCCGCCCGGCGGCGGCCGAGGAGCTCCGCGGCCCGGGCGTCGCGCAGGAGCCCGGCGGAGAACAACGCGTGCAGCAGCGCGGCGGCGGTGCCCGGATCGGCGCCGCGCCCGGTCGCCCGCCGCAGGAGTCCCGACGTGTCCGTCGCGGCGGCCCCGAGCTCGTCGAGCATCGCCGCCGTCGCGGGGCAGAGGTCCTCCAACACCCGTCCGAGCGACGGGTCGAGACCCACCTGCCGTGAGTCCGGACCGCGGACCAGGACGGAGAGATGGGGGGCGAGCATCAGCCGGGACGGCAGCCCGCGAGGGTGAGACATCGCACGATCGTGCACGTCACAGCGGCCGGGCGGACCCGCTCGGCGCGCCCGTTCACACCCGCACACTCCGCGCTGGTCCGAACGGGCGCCGGCGTTCCTCCCGGTCGGGCACACGGTGTTGCTGCCGCACAGCGTCACCGGGCGCCGTCGCACACCGACACCGCGGCCGACGGTTCCCGACCGTCCGGGGGCGGCGCGGTGCGGCCCCCGCGGGCCTACGCTGGGGGGCATGGGCAGTACCCCTGTCGTCGAGGTCCGTCGCAGTGCACGACGCCGCCGGATGGTCAGCGCCCGGCGCGAGGGCGACACCGTCATCGTGTTCATCCCCGGCTGGATGAGCGAGCGCGAGGAACACGACTGGGTCGCGGAGATGGTCCGGCGGCTCGAGCGCAGCGAGCGCAAGCGCCGCTCCCCGGGCCGTCGCGGCGACGACGCGTTGTTCCGCCGCGGCTCCGAGCTCTCCACCCGGTACCTGGAGGGCAAGGCCCGTCCGGTGTCGATCCGCTGGGTGGCGCCGATGCGCACCCGCTGGGCTTCCTGCACCCCCGACGACGGCACGATCCGGGTCAGCGAGCGCCTGCGGGACGTCCCGGGCTGGGTCGTGGACTACGTGCTCGTCCACGAGCTCGCGCACCTGCTCTCGGCCGCGCACGACGAGGCGTTCTGGGCCTGGGTGCACCGCTACCCGAAGGCCGAGCGGGCGATCGGCTACCTCGAGGGGCTCAGCGCTGCCGCGGCTCTCGGGATGGTTGGCGTGGACGGTGACGGCGCGGACGAGCCCGACGACACGACGACCGGGGACACGGTCGACGGACCCGCCACCGTCAACGGCCCCACCGAGCCGGACGCCGTCGCAGCGGGCTAGGACGCCCGTCCACGCGCACCCGGCCGCCGGCGCGCGGTCCGTGGACCGCGCGCCCACCGGGCCGGTGCGCGCCCGGAGTCAGCTCGTGGACGTCCCGGACGGGCCGTCGTCACGCTTCGGGTCCTCGTTTGTGGGCTTCGGGTCGGTGGAGGAGTCCTGCTCACCGGCGGCCTTCTCGGCGTCGGCCTGCATCTGCTTCTCCAGCTCGGCGATCGGGTCGTCGGTCTCGAGGGACCGGCGCACGAACGCGGCCGGGTCCTCCAGGTCGTCCGCACCCGGGATCAGGTCCGGGTGCGCCCACACCGCGTCGCGTCCCGCGGAGCCGCGCTCGGCGGCGAGCAGCTGCCACAGCTCGGAGGCCGCGCGCAGCTTCCGCGGCCGCAGCTCCAGCCCGACGATCGTGGCGAACGCCTGCTCGGCCGGCCCGCCGGAGGCGCGACGGCGGCGCATGGTCTCGCGCATCGCCTCCGCACCGGGCAGGCGCTCACCGACGGCCTCGGCCACGACGTGGTCCACCCAGCCCTCGATCAGGGCGAGCAGTGTCTCCAGCCGCGCCAGGGCGGCCTTCTGCTCCGGCGTGTCCTCCGGCTCGAACATGCCCGAGGACATGGCCTCCTGGATCGACGCCGGGTTCGACGGGTCGATGTTCTGCGCCAGCTCCTCGATCCGCGAGGTGTCCACGGTGATGCCGCGGGCGTACTCCTCGACGGTGCCGAGCAGCCGCTCCTTGAGCCAGCCGACGTGCGAGAACAGGCGCTGGTGCGCGGCCTCGCGGGCGGCCAGGTAGAGCATGACCTCACCGGCGGGCAGGTCGAGCCCCTCGGTGAACTTCGCGATCGACTCGGGGAGCAGCGCGGCGGTGCGGTCGGTCCCGATCGGGATCCCCAGCTCGGTGGAGCTGAGCACCTCGGAGGCGAGCTGGGCCAGGCCCTGGCCGAGCTGGGTGCCGAACGCCAGGCCACCCATCTGCCCGATCATCCCGAGCATCGGCCCGGCCTGCGCGCGAACCTCCTCGGGCAGTCCCTCCACCCAGGCGCCGGAGATGCGGCGGGCCACCGGGTCGCACAGCCGCTTCCAGGTGGGCATCCCGGCCTTGACCCAGTCGGTCGCCGTCCAGGCCACGACCTCGGTCGCGCCGGCCGGGAACTCGGTGGCCGGGTCCAGCCACATCTCGGCGAGCTTGAACGACTCGGCGACGGCTCGGCGCTGGTCGTCGGTCAGCGACGAGGTGGTCTGGGCGAGCTGCTGGGTCGCCATCTGCGCGGCGAGCTCGTAGTTGACCGGCCCGCCGTCGCCGCTGGTCCCGGCGTGACTGAGCATCTGGCCGAGCTGGCTGAGCATCTGGCCGAGCTGGCTGACGTCGAAACCGCCGGGGCCGCCCGCGCCCGGCATCCCGGGCATACCCGGCATCCCCGGGAACGCGGAGAAGCCGCCGGTCGGGTCGTTCGCGCCCGGCGGGAGCTTGCCGAAACCGAACGGGTCCTGGGGGCCCTCGCCCCCGTCGCCCTTGCCCGTGCCGTCCCCGGACTCGCGGTCGCGGTCGCGGTCGGAGGAACCGAAGCCGAAGGGCACATCACTCATGGCGTCCACCGTACGCGGGAGCGGATGCCCGTGTGGCCGCGCTCCGGCCCTGGTGGGCGCCTGTTCACCCAGAGCGTGACCCCACGGGGTGACGCTGTGAGGGGAGGCCGGGGCGACGGTCAGGAGCAGCCCCGCGGGGTGCCTCCGGCCCGGATCGTGTCCAGCGCCGTCACCGCGTCGGTGACCGTGCCGACGCGGGCCAGCTGCAGGCCGTCGGGCACCTCGGAGGCCGCCTCGGCGCAGTTGTCCGCGGGCACCAGGAACGTCTGCGCCCCGACCTCGGAGGCCTTGAGCATCTTGAACCGGATCCCGCTGATCGGGCCGACCGTGCCCTCCGGGGTGATGGTCCCGGTGCCGGCGATGAACCGGCCACCGGTGAGCTCACCAGGGGTGAGCTTGTCGACCAGGGCGAGGGTGAACATCAGCCCGGCCGACGGCCCGCCCACGTCGCCGAGGGTGATGGAGAGACGGTCGCCGTCGGCGGGCGCGGTGGCGGGGGTGATGCCGAGGAACGCCCGCGCCGGGTCGCCCGGGTAGGCCGACGGCGTCACCGACACCTCGCGCACCGGGTCGTCGCCCCGCTGGGTCCGCAGCGCCAGCGGCGTTCCCGGCCGCGCTCCCTTGAGGATCTCCAGCAGCATCGGGACCGACGAGACCGGACGGCCGGCGACGGCGACGATCCGGTCGCCCTCGGCCAGAACGCCGGACGAGGGTGAGTCGGCGGTCAGTGCGCCGACCGTCACCCGCGTCGGGAGCCGGAGGTAGGTCAGGGCCGCGGCCTCGGCGTTGGCCACCGAGCTGTCGAACTCCTGCTTGTTCGCCGAGGAGACCTCTTCGGACGAGAGGTTCGGCGGGTAGAGCGTGTACCGCGGGGCGAGCTGGTGGTCGCCGGAGAACCAGAGCCCCATCGCCTGGAACGCGGTCATCCCGTCGGTGACGCCGACCGTCGTCATGTTGAGGTGCCCGGACGTCGGGTAGGTGGGCAGCCCGTCGGCCGAGACGACCTGTTTGCCCTGGTAGACGTCGAGAGTGTTGACCGTCGGGCCCGGCCCGAGCGAGACCACGGGGGCCGGTACGACGGACCCCGCCACGGCGATTCCCAGCAGCAGGAGGAGCGCCGTCATCCACGACGAAGATCGACCACTCACGGACGCACCCTACGGGTATCTCACCCGGACGGGCGCGCGCTCCCCCTTTCCCGAACACGGATGCGGGGTATTCCCACCGGGAACTCACGCGTTCTCCGTAGAGTTGGGCAGACAGTGGGACAACCGCGCCGTCTCTCCCCGCCGGCCGGTCGCCCGCTCCTGATTCCCGAAGTACTGGAGCGTGACCGTGTCCATGCGGCCCCCCGTGGGAGCGCCGTCGTTGTCCCGGCGTACCCGGATCCTGCTCATCGCCGCAGGTGTCCTGGTCATCCTTCTGCTGGGTGGTTCCCGGCTGGTCAACTTCTATGTCGACTGGCTGTGGTTCGGCGAGGTCGGCTTCCGCAACGTGTTGACCACCCGGCTGTTCACCCAGGTCGTGCAGTTCCTGGTGATCGCCCTGCTCGTCGGCGGCCTCGTGGCGCTGACGCTGTGGATCGCCTACCGGTTCCGGCCGGTCTTCGTGCCGGTCTCCGGCCCCGAGGACCCGGTGGCCCGGTACCGCACGGTGATCATCCAGCGCCTGCGCCTGTTCGCCGTCGGCATCCCGGTCGTGATCGGCATCATCGCCGGGCTGGCCGCGCAGGGTGACTGGCAGACGGTGCAGATGTTCCTGCACTCGACGCCGTTCGGTGTGGCGGACCCGGAGTTCGGCAACGACGTGTCGTTCTACGCGTTCACCCTGCCGTTCCTGCGGCTCGTGCTGACCTGGCTGTTCGTCTCGGT is a window encoding:
- a CDS encoding WhiB family transcriptional regulator, whose protein sequence is MASAECGGGNTADVLSGLLSAAPETGQDLPCRREDADMWFAEAPNELERAKSLCAGCPVRAECLDGALSRAEPWGVWGGEIFERGRVIPRKRPRGRPRKADLERDRAYALAAGS
- a CDS encoding ABC1 kinase family protein is translated as MSDIPRRTASRTAKLAGLPLGVAGRAAAGWGRRLAGGDRDEISAQLAAKSAEQLFAVLGELKGGAMKFGQALSVFEAAIPDEFAEPYREALVKLQAAAPPMPKADVHRMLTEQFGSTWRTRFQEFDDTPAASASIGQVHRAVWRDGRDVAVKVQYPGAEEALRSDLRQLGRMSRLLQPLAPGLELKPLITELKDRMEEELDYRDEATYQREFGAIFEDDENVVVPRVVASAPKAMVSEWVTGRPLSEVIRDGTRTERDAAGTLLSEFHYSSPTRAHLLHSDPHPGNFQILDDGRLLVLDFGAVARLPEGMPHELVAMTKYALEYRSAELMTLMRDAGFVLPGSHLDADEAMGYLAPFTEPLRTEEFHFSRRWIQSQAERVGDLRNPEAATARQLNLPPQFLLVHRVTMGTLGILCQLDARVRLRDIVGSWQPELFDDGLPAAGE
- a CDS encoding TOMM precursor leader peptide-binding protein, producing the protein MSHPRGLPSRLMLAPHLSVLVRGPDSRQVGLDPSLGRVLEDLCPATAAMLDELGAAATDTSGLLRRATGRGADPGTAAALLHALFSAGLLRDARAAELLGRRRADSVVEVRGDGPLALAVAAAVARAGVGAVHLRTSGPVEPSDLLVAGLPARTLGLDRSLVAAELLTGVAPQVRTGSQGRTPPDLVVLTDALARGLDEADALTSRAVEHLVVRVRDGRGVVGPLVLPGRTACLRCLDLHRTALDPGWPALTAALAGRTGSAEPGVLAATAALGSVQALLALDGPSTGGPPPPTLDATLELDLDSAAVVTRVWPAHPGCPCGAAVPDTAAGHADRAATAGAACGHAPWRETIGG
- a CDS encoding M48 family metallopeptidase produces the protein MGSTPVVEVRRSARRRRMVSARREGDTVIVFIPGWMSEREEHDWVAEMVRRLERSERKRRSPGRRGDDALFRRGSELSTRYLEGKARPVSIRWVAPMRTRWASCTPDDGTIRVSERLRDVPGWVVDYVLVHELAHLLSAAHDEAFWAWVHRYPKAERAIGYLEGLSAAAALGMVGVDGDGADEPDDTTTGDTVDGPATVNGPTEPDAVAAG
- a CDS encoding zinc-dependent metalloprotease; translated protein: MSDVPFGFGSSDRDRDRESGDGTGKGDGGEGPQDPFGFGKLPPGANDPTGGFSAFPGMPGMPGMPGAGGPGGFDVSQLGQMLSQLGQMLSHAGTSGDGGPVNYELAAQMATQQLAQTTSSLTDDQRRAVAESFKLAEMWLDPATEFPAGATEVVAWTATDWVKAGMPTWKRLCDPVARRISGAWVEGLPEEVRAQAGPMLGMIGQMGGLAFGTQLGQGLAQLASEVLSSTELGIPIGTDRTAALLPESIAKFTEGLDLPAGEVMLYLAAREAAHQRLFSHVGWLKERLLGTVEEYARGITVDTSRIEELAQNIDPSNPASIQEAMSSGMFEPEDTPEQKAALARLETLLALIEGWVDHVVAEAVGERLPGAEAMRETMRRRRASGGPAEQAFATIVGLELRPRKLRAASELWQLLAAERGSAGRDAVWAHPDLIPGADDLEDPAAFVRRSLETDDPIAELEKQMQADAEKAAGEQDSSTDPKPTNEDPKRDDGPSGTSTS
- a CDS encoding YlbL family protein — encoded protein: MTALLLLLGIAVAGSVVPAPVVSLGPGPTVNTLDVYQGKQVVSADGLPTYPTSGHLNMTTVGVTDGMTAFQAMGLWFSGDHQLAPRYTLYPPNLSSEEVSSANKQEFDSSVANAEAAALTYLRLPTRVTVGALTADSPSSGVLAEGDRIVAVAGRPVSSVPMLLEILKGARPGTPLALRTQRGDDPVREVSVTPSAYPGDPARAFLGITPATAPADGDRLSITLGDVGGPSAGLMFTLALVDKLTPGELTGGRFIAGTGTITPEGTVGPISGIRFKMLKASEVGAQTFLVPADNCAEAASEVPDGLQLARVGTVTDAVTALDTIRAGGTPRGCS